From a region of the Desulfuromonas sp. KJ2020 genome:
- a CDS encoding cell wall metabolism sensor histidine kinase WalK, which produces MIRSLSVQLTLRFLVLFTFLFLTAFSFVYVHLRSTLHDKIDEKLTRDAFEVAETLRTEGLEEAIKEVHLEAEAEGVGRVFIRFFTPDLALIATSDLKAWPELSIKPRKPVAETGQLFGTLTLPGRHHQVRILHQGLEGGYLLQMGFLLKEDDRLLEDFRSIFATAFAIMLLGGALSGYLISKRAMKGVERIRQTADRIGQGDFSHRVELGKDGEEIENLGRAFNQMQDRIEVLIGELKDVTNNIAHDLRSPLTRIRGLAETTLTGRQELAEYRNMAGTIIEESDRMVGMVNTMLEIAETDAGLREIPKISVNLGDIVSDVGELFSTVAEDKGVELQVVVASASLCVQGYRPRLQRAVANLLDNAIKYTPVGGKVTIQAAAEGEQILIAIADTGIGIPAEEQKSIFNRFYRLDQSRSTPGAGLGLSLVQAVVRAHGGMVQVESEVGRGSVFTIRLPRKRM; this is translated from the coding sequence CTTTTTACCTTCCTGTTTTTAACGGCCTTCTCCTTTGTCTATGTGCACCTGAGGTCAACCCTGCACGACAAGATCGATGAAAAACTTACCAGGGATGCTTTTGAAGTCGCTGAAACACTTCGGACGGAAGGTCTGGAAGAAGCGATCAAGGAAGTCCATCTTGAAGCGGAGGCCGAAGGGGTCGGCCGCGTCTTTATCCGTTTTTTTACGCCGGACCTGGCATTGATCGCGACTTCCGATTTGAAGGCATGGCCGGAGCTGAGCATCAAGCCCAGGAAACCGGTCGCGGAAACCGGGCAGCTGTTCGGTACGCTCACCCTGCCCGGCAGACATCATCAGGTCCGTATTCTGCATCAGGGTCTCGAGGGAGGCTACCTCCTTCAGATGGGTTTTCTGCTGAAGGAGGATGATCGGCTGCTCGAAGACTTCCGCAGCATTTTTGCTACCGCATTTGCCATCATGCTCCTCGGAGGTGCTCTGTCCGGGTATCTAATCTCCAAGCGGGCCATGAAGGGAGTCGAACGGATCAGGCAGACCGCCGACCGGATCGGCCAGGGAGACTTCTCTCATCGGGTGGAGCTGGGCAAGGACGGCGAAGAGATCGAGAACCTGGGGAGGGCCTTCAACCAGATGCAGGATCGAATCGAGGTTCTCATCGGCGAATTGAAGGATGTCACCAACAATATCGCCCACGATCTGCGCAGTCCGCTGACGAGGATCCGCGGTCTGGCCGAGACGACACTGACCGGGAGACAAGAGCTGGCCGAGTACCGGAATATGGCCGGGACCATCATCGAAGAGAGCGACAGGATGGTTGGCATGGTCAACACCATGCTCGAAATCGCCGAAACCGATGCCGGGCTTCGCGAGATCCCCAAAATATCCGTGAACCTAGGGGATATTGTCAGCGATGTCGGGGAGTTGTTTTCTACCGTGGCTGAGGATAAGGGCGTCGAGCTCCAGGTTGTGGTCGCATCCGCGTCTTTATGTGTTCAGGGGTATCGACCGAGGCTGCAAAGGGCCGTCGCCAATCTCCTTGACAACGCAATTAAATATACCCCGGTGGGGGGAAAGGTGACTATCCAGGCCGCGGCGGAAGGGGAGCAGATTCTCATTGCCATCGCCGATACCGGCATCGGCATTCCGGCCGAAGAGCAAAAGTCGATCTTTAACCGGTTTTACCGGCTGGACCAGAGTCGCTCCACGCCTGGGGCCGGATTGGGGCTCAGTCTGGTACAGGCGGTGGTCAGGGCACACGGCGGAATGGTACAGGTTGAAAGCGAGGTTGGACGGGGTAGCGTCTTTACCATTAGACTGCCCAGGAAGCGGATGTAA
- a CDS encoding DUF302 domain-containing protein — MSYYFNKTVDTSFDQAIARVTEELAKEGFGILTEINVQGTLKKKLDVDFRKYHILGACNPSFAYRALQTEAHIGTMLPCNVIVQEYEDGRVEVAAVDPLASMQAIDNTELVEIATKIRNKLQQVIDRL; from the coding sequence ATGAGTTACTATTTTAACAAAACAGTAGACACTTCTTTCGACCAAGCGATAGCCCGTGTTACTGAAGAACTGGCAAAAGAAGGATTTGGTATCCTGACCGAAATCAATGTCCAGGGAACACTGAAGAAGAAGCTTGATGTCGATTTCAGAAAATACCACATTCTCGGGGCTTGCAATCCGTCCTTCGCCTATCGGGCCCTGCAAACTGAAGCCCATATTGGCACCATGCTCCCCTGCAACGTGATCGTCCAGGAATATGAGGACGGCCGGGTCGAAGTTGCCGCGGTCGATCCTCTCGCGTCGATGCAGGCGATCGACAATACCGAACTGGTCGAGATCGCTACCAAGATTAGAAACAAGCTCCAACAGGTGATTGACAGGTTGTGA
- a CDS encoding 2-oxoacid:acceptor oxidoreductase subunit alpha, whose protein sequence is MRFKNEISIVLVGEAGQGIQTIETVLTRTLKAAGLHVFATKEFMSRIRGGSNSTTIRAASSPVRAYAEEIDLCVLLDGDAYSWIQERITPDTLVIGDPAVYDHLDELIPLPLADLAKQVGEKIYANAVACGFVIGLLGLKSALLEKTLEELFGGNQEVLDKNLRASRLGLEQGEATAKEKEWFCDLQTNPQIAGQLFLNGSEAVGLGALTGGCNFIASYPMSPSTGVLQFLAKYAERFGLVVEQAEDEISAINMGLGSWYAGGRAMVSTSGGGFALMGEGLSLAGGIESPMVIHLAQRPGPATGLPTRTEQGDLDLALYAGHGEFPRMILAPGTLEEAFECARLAFDLADASQSPVFILTDQYLLDSSYNVPELPLPAEPDEHHIVETSADYRRYALTESGLSPRGIPGYGQGLVCVDSDEHDEAGFITEDAEVRTAMVDKRLRKFKGLRSEQTVKHHLFGPTDYRRLLVGWGSTRLAIEEALARVGDPETAFLYSPQVYPLSEQVQEHLQGAQRLIVIESNATGQFARLIQRETGRQADACWLQYNGRPFSVEALEHRLRQEVTS, encoded by the coding sequence ATGAGGTTCAAAAACGAAATCAGCATTGTTCTTGTCGGCGAGGCTGGTCAGGGGATTCAGACCATTGAAACGGTATTGACCCGGACCCTGAAAGCTGCCGGTCTGCATGTTTTTGCCACTAAAGAATTTATGTCGCGGATCCGGGGCGGCAGCAATTCGACGACCATTCGGGCGGCGTCGAGTCCGGTACGGGCCTATGCCGAAGAGATTGACTTGTGCGTGCTGCTCGACGGCGACGCGTACTCGTGGATTCAAGAGAGGATTACGCCGGACACGCTGGTTATCGGTGACCCGGCAGTTTACGATCACCTCGACGAACTGATACCTCTGCCTCTGGCCGATCTGGCTAAACAGGTGGGTGAAAAGATCTATGCCAATGCGGTTGCCTGTGGTTTTGTCATCGGGCTGCTTGGACTAAAATCAGCGTTGCTTGAAAAGACCCTGGAAGAGCTGTTTGGCGGTAACCAGGAGGTTCTGGACAAGAATCTGCGGGCATCCAGGCTGGGCCTGGAGCAGGGAGAGGCCACCGCCAAAGAGAAAGAATGGTTTTGCGACCTCCAGACGAACCCTCAAATCGCCGGCCAGCTTTTCCTGAATGGTTCCGAAGCGGTAGGGCTCGGAGCCCTCACCGGCGGCTGCAATTTCATCGCCTCCTATCCCATGTCCCCTTCCACCGGGGTGCTGCAATTTCTGGCCAAATATGCCGAGCGGTTCGGCCTTGTGGTGGAGCAGGCCGAGGACGAGATCAGCGCCATCAATATGGGGCTCGGCAGCTGGTACGCCGGTGGCCGGGCCATGGTGAGCACCTCTGGCGGCGGTTTCGCTCTGATGGGAGAAGGGCTTAGCCTGGCCGGTGGCATCGAATCGCCCATGGTGATTCACCTGGCCCAGCGCCCCGGTCCGGCTACCGGACTGCCTACTCGTACCGAACAGGGCGATCTCGACCTGGCCCTGTATGCCGGCCACGGTGAATTCCCCAGGATGATCCTGGCACCGGGGACCCTTGAAGAAGCCTTCGAATGTGCCCGCCTGGCTTTTGATCTCGCCGACGCCAGCCAGTCGCCCGTTTTCATCCTCACTGACCAGTACCTGCTCGACAGTTCCTACAACGTTCCGGAACTGCCCCTTCCTGCCGAACCGGATGAACACCACATTGTCGAAACGTCCGCCGACTACCGCCGCTACGCCCTGACCGAAAGCGGCCTCTCTCCACGAGGCATTCCCGGGTACGGGCAGGGGCTGGTCTGTGTCGACAGCGACGAGCACGACGAGGCCGGCTTTATTACGGAAGACGCTGAGGTGCGGACCGCCATGGTCGACAAGCGGCTGCGAAAGTTCAAGGGGCTGCGGTCCGAACAAACGGTAAAGCACCACTTATTCGGACCGACAGATTATAGGCGCCTGCTGGTCGGTTGGGGCTCGACCCGGCTGGCCATCGAGGAGGCCCTGGCCCGGGTCGGCGACCCGGAGACGGCCTTTTTATACTCCCCCCAAGTCTACCCGCTCTCTGAGCAGGTCCAGGAGCACCTGCAAGGGGCACAGAGGCTGATCGTCATCGAAAGCAACGCCACGGGGCAATTCGCCCGGCTCATCCAGCGGGAAACGGGGCGCCAGGCCGATGCCTGTTGGCTGCAGTACAATGGACGACCTTTCAGCGTCGAAGCCCTGGAACACCGACTGCGTCAGGAGGTGACCTCATGA
- a CDS encoding thiamine pyrophosphate-dependent enzyme has product MTTNMFVREGCDIAWCPGCGNFGILKLLTAAMAALELDQQQTVLVSGIGQAAKIPQYMQVHFFNGLHGRALPVATGIKASNPNLTVIAESGDGDMYGEGGNHFIHCIRRNPDLTNIVHNNMVYGLTKGQASPTSQRGFETPLQPAGVILEPFNPLAVAIALEASFVARAFVGHKEQTLDILQQAIRHRGYALVDLLQPCVSFNKLNTYQWFDENTAYLDENHDPHDRIQAFASALEEDPLRLGVFYRKEKPLFEDQLLGHKKEKKPLFQRQVNLEEIRRLVQEFNG; this is encoded by the coding sequence ATGACCACCAATATGTTTGTCCGAGAGGGATGCGACATCGCCTGGTGCCCCGGCTGCGGCAATTTCGGCATTCTCAAGCTGTTGACCGCTGCGATGGCGGCCCTGGAGCTGGATCAGCAGCAGACGGTGCTGGTCTCGGGAATTGGCCAGGCCGCCAAAATTCCTCAGTATATGCAGGTCCATTTTTTCAACGGTCTGCACGGACGCGCCTTGCCGGTGGCGACAGGCATCAAGGCGAGCAATCCCAACCTGACGGTGATTGCCGAAAGCGGTGACGGCGATATGTATGGCGAGGGCGGCAACCATTTTATCCACTGTATCCGTCGCAATCCCGACCTGACCAACATCGTCCACAACAATATGGTTTACGGATTGACCAAAGGACAAGCCTCCCCCACCAGCCAGCGCGGCTTTGAAACGCCGCTGCAACCGGCCGGCGTCATCCTGGAGCCGTTCAACCCGCTGGCCGTGGCCATCGCCCTCGAGGCCTCTTTTGTCGCCCGCGCCTTCGTTGGCCACAAGGAACAAACCCTCGATATTCTGCAGCAGGCCATCCGGCACCGGGGCTATGCCCTGGTCGATCTGCTGCAGCCCTGTGTATCTTTTAACAAACTCAACACCTACCAATGGTTCGACGAAAACACCGCCTATCTGGACGAAAACCATGACCCGCATGACCGCATCCAGGCCTTTGCCAGTGCTCTTGAAGAAGATCCTCTGCGGCTCGGCGTGTTCTACCGCAAGGAAAAACCCCTCTTCGAGGATCAGCTATTGGGTCACAAAAAGGAGAAAAAGCCGCTCTTCCAGCGACAGGTGAACCTGGAGGAAATCAGGAGACTGGTTCAGGAATTTAATGGATGA
- a CDS encoding ADP-ribosylglycohydrolase family protein: protein MTDLSFQDRAKGALLGALIGDAMGLGPHWYYDLEALRRDFGEWISDYTTPKAGRYHEGLKAGDLSQAGIILTLMMESLADCGTYEEEDFCRRLDEELFPLLDGTPAHGPGGYTSQSIREAWRRRVQQLPWGQTGGHADTTEAIERTLALAVFYAGNPAQLARSVASNTVLTQTDETVVSMTVAYGAVLGMLVQGHRLDAALSEKLMDLVKEGELPFHAVTNDNLQPPRPGDPDPPRAGRFASPDALLSPSYMARAAVDPDIRIEPAWKVSLVYGMPCAIYHQLPAAYYLAARFSGDFESAILHAVNGGGQNQARAMLTGALVGAQTGYAGIPSRFIDGLTEADRLCRLVQRVAHRAEGQAGRL, encoded by the coding sequence ATGACGGACCTTTCTTTTCAGGACAGAGCCAAGGGCGCCCTTCTGGGCGCCCTCATCGGCGACGCGATGGGGCTGGGGCCCCACTGGTACTACGATCTTGAAGCGTTGAGGCGCGATTTCGGTGAGTGGATATCGGATTACACGACGCCGAAAGCGGGCCGCTACCACGAAGGACTCAAAGCGGGGGATCTATCTCAGGCAGGGATTATCCTTACCCTGATGATGGAATCCCTGGCCGACTGCGGCACTTACGAGGAGGAGGATTTCTGCCGCCGGCTCGATGAAGAGCTTTTTCCTCTGCTCGACGGCACTCCGGCCCATGGACCGGGGGGATACACCAGCCAGTCGATCCGTGAAGCCTGGAGGAGGCGGGTGCAGCAGCTCCCTTGGGGGCAGACGGGTGGACACGCCGACACGACGGAGGCGATCGAACGAACCCTCGCCCTCGCCGTTTTCTATGCCGGCAATCCGGCGCAGCTCGCCCGGTCGGTGGCTTCCAATACTGTGTTGACGCAAACGGACGAAACCGTGGTGTCGATGACCGTGGCCTACGGGGCGGTGCTGGGTATGCTCGTACAGGGACACCGCCTCGACGCTGCCCTCTCCGAAAAACTGATGGACCTTGTCAAGGAGGGGGAGCTGCCCTTTCACGCCGTCACCAACGACAACCTGCAGCCGCCCCGGCCGGGTGACCCCGATCCGCCCCGGGCCGGGCGTTTCGCCTCCCCCGATGCGCTGCTCTCCCCCTCGTACATGGCCCGGGCCGCCGTCGATCCCGACATCCGCATCGAACCCGCCTGGAAGGTCTCCCTCGTCTATGGGATGCCCTGTGCTATCTACCACCAGCTGCCGGCAGCCTACTACCTGGCGGCACGCTTCTCCGGCGATTTCGAGTCCGCCATCCTGCATGCCGTCAACGGCGGCGGCCAAAACCAGGCCCGGGCCATGCTTACCGGGGCCTTGGTCGGTGCCCAGACCGGCTATGCCGGTATCCCCAGTCGCTTCATCGACGGGCTGACGGAGGCTGACAGGCTCTGTCGCCTGGTGCAGAGGGTAGCACACCGGGCTGAAGGCCAGGCCGGGCGGTTGTGA
- a CDS encoding DsrE family protein — protein MKQSFQRFIFQVSVIAITLAMIQLAAVPASAGEYAALKDVRGLNSVFDYSLGSAEAATTIFPAIKGVYEDKNVLALPARPKTVIVFHGNAVKLISTALKDLDEASRKAFDKVAEQIRQFKKDGVTLEVCMYAVNALGVDPDTLMPEIDRVGNGFISVLGYQAQGYSVVTIQ, from the coding sequence ATGAAACAGTCATTTCAACGGTTTATCTTTCAGGTTTCCGTCATCGCCATCACCCTGGCGATGATCCAACTCGCCGCTGTTCCGGCCTCAGCCGGTGAATATGCCGCCCTCAAGGATGTCCGGGGCCTTAACTCTGTCTTCGACTACAGTCTGGGCTCGGCCGAGGCGGCCACCACCATCTTCCCGGCAATCAAGGGTGTTTATGAAGATAAGAATGTGCTCGCCCTGCCTGCGCGCCCTAAAACTGTCATTGTCTTTCACGGCAACGCGGTGAAGCTCATTTCCACGGCCCTCAAGGATCTTGATGAGGCCAGCCGCAAGGCCTTCGACAAAGTGGCCGAACAGATCCGCCAATTCAAAAAAGATGGTGTTACCTTGGAGGTCTGTATGTACGCCGTCAATGCCCTTGGGGTTGACCCAGACACTCTCATGCCTGAAATAGACCGGGTGGGAAACGGTTTTATCTCCGTCTTGGGGTATCAGGCCCAAGGGTACTCGGTGGTGACTATCCAGTAA
- a CDS encoding CxxxxCH/CxxCH domain-containing protein, which produces MKNVKHVLWLPVLLLTGMLTACGSSGGSSDTVGSGLATAVTTGVAVDPYIVGARFEEVSSDGTRIIQNSSTASDSQGRFSFAQPIQEGSIIRLKASSRGMHGNIPYEGMLRRRVQSGDTQNAVVSPVTTVLANGMSEDELLALLNAKGISGLTPADLLVDPMAGLTGATGGLSDAQLAPLRANMALNTLMLALNNFSYTGESQSTVDLADCVALANETLSTAAFQSLASTISSQVGGTFTFDDLAAAAVQVQRTVATQIRQDLAAGSGSISDARFTQLRNGAVTALPNIAKEICSTRLADTTPPATATGESIFTAQCADCHSVGTSSSTMNLQGDGSLLQGEFGNGASHNGQTLAADEILALANYLNGSTPTEPPPAPVTGSELYTSECQGCHGSLATSDISARTASGISAAIAGNAGGMGTIALSTEQIALIADALQTVTTPTNPPTARTGVQVYDQECAGCHRLGSYDAAGSIDLAAKGSTIITLIEGGHMGKSLTGAELTALADYADTFGTAPPPVVPRSAETIYNDSCTACHMLTGYDATGSIDLAGKGGTTVTKVAAGHGGAVSTEELTGLAAWFDTFSPAPPPAVARDGQVVYDQTCAACHKLYGYDAVGNIDLAGTGSSTLTKLANGHGGTVSSEEQQNVANWLDTWSPAPPPVVDRNGQTVYSENCSGCHKVYGFDSAGNVDLASQGSLTVTKVLSGHGGTVTSGELTNLADWLDTFSPAPPPVVARGGQEIYDTDCAACHKVNGYDASGTATDIAGNGSGAVTKINSGHNAINLGAEELNNLSAWLDTFQAGDPYAGSCNACHGQPPTLGAHEVHTALAKVGTDCATCHDGASHNGVIDQAFPSTWAAKTGSASSNGSTCSNVRCHGGQTTPDWTTGTLNSSTQCKSCHTYGTSQYNGYYSGKHKKHAVDKRYDCLVCHDASKLASGGHFSDLSTLSFEQNPATTIKSSMSYTNGTCRTAGCHGSEDW; this is translated from the coding sequence ATGAAGAATGTGAAGCACGTCCTCTGGCTCCCTGTCCTTTTGTTGACAGGCATGCTCACCGCCTGCGGCAGCAGCGGTGGTTCCTCTGACACTGTCGGAAGCGGCCTTGCCACAGCCGTTACCACCGGAGTCGCCGTCGACCCCTATATTGTGGGCGCGCGATTCGAAGAAGTCTCATCCGATGGAACCCGTATCATCCAAAACAGCTCCACCGCCAGCGACAGCCAGGGCCGCTTCTCCTTCGCCCAGCCGATCCAGGAAGGCTCCATTATCCGTCTCAAGGCGTCGAGTCGCGGTATGCATGGCAACATCCCTTACGAGGGCATGTTGAGGCGTCGGGTTCAAAGTGGAGATACGCAGAACGCCGTCGTCTCGCCTGTTACCACTGTTCTTGCCAACGGCATGAGCGAGGATGAGCTGTTGGCTCTGCTTAACGCCAAGGGGATCAGCGGCCTCACCCCAGCCGATCTCCTGGTTGATCCGATGGCAGGACTCACAGGCGCCACGGGAGGGCTGAGCGATGCCCAGCTTGCGCCGCTTCGCGCCAATATGGCCCTTAACACCCTGATGCTCGCTCTGAATAACTTCAGCTATACCGGTGAATCGCAGAGCACCGTGGATCTGGCGGACTGTGTCGCTCTGGCCAACGAGACCCTGAGCACAGCCGCTTTTCAATCTCTGGCCAGCACCATCTCCAGCCAGGTTGGCGGCACCTTTACGTTTGACGATCTGGCGGCAGCGGCTGTTCAGGTTCAACGTACGGTCGCCACCCAGATACGTCAGGATCTCGCCGCAGGCAGTGGCTCGATTTCTGACGCACGTTTCACTCAGCTGCGCAACGGCGCGGTTACCGCTCTGCCCAATATCGCCAAAGAAATCTGCTCCACGCGGCTTGCGGACACCACGCCTCCAGCCACGGCAACCGGTGAAAGTATCTTCACCGCCCAGTGTGCCGATTGTCACTCGGTTGGCACCAGCAGCAGCACCATGAATCTGCAGGGTGACGGTTCCTTGCTGCAGGGAGAGTTTGGGAACGGTGCTTCGCACAACGGACAGACTCTGGCCGCTGATGAAATTCTCGCTCTCGCCAATTATCTGAACGGCTCCACGCCGACGGAACCGCCGCCCGCCCCGGTCACCGGGAGTGAACTTTACACCTCTGAGTGCCAGGGTTGTCATGGCAGCCTGGCGACGAGCGACATCAGTGCCCGCACGGCGAGCGGCATCTCCGCCGCAATCGCAGGCAACGCTGGTGGTATGGGTACTATTGCCCTGAGTACCGAGCAGATTGCCCTGATTGCCGACGCCCTTCAGACGGTGACCACCCCGACCAATCCCCCCACCGCGCGAACCGGCGTACAGGTCTATGACCAGGAATGCGCCGGCTGCCATAGGCTTGGCAGCTACGACGCCGCCGGCAGTATCGATCTGGCCGCAAAGGGAAGCACCATTATCACCTTGATTGAAGGTGGTCACATGGGCAAATCCCTGACTGGAGCCGAGCTTACCGCTTTGGCTGACTACGCCGACACGTTTGGCACGGCACCGCCACCGGTGGTCCCGCGCAGCGCTGAGACGATCTACAATGATTCCTGCACCGCCTGCCATATGCTGACCGGTTACGACGCCACCGGCTCCATCGACCTGGCCGGCAAGGGTGGCACGACCGTTACCAAGGTGGCCGCTGGCCACGGCGGCGCCGTCTCAACAGAAGAACTGACCGGCCTGGCGGCCTGGTTCGATACCTTCAGCCCCGCGCCGCCTCCGGCAGTAGCCCGCGACGGACAGGTGGTCTACGATCAGACCTGTGCCGCCTGCCATAAACTCTACGGTTATGACGCCGTCGGCAACATCGACCTGGCGGGCACGGGTAGCTCCACTTTGACCAAGCTGGCCAACGGCCATGGTGGCACTGTTTCCTCCGAGGAACAGCAGAATGTCGCCAATTGGCTCGACACCTGGAGCCCGGCTCCTCCTCCGGTCGTTGATCGCAACGGGCAAACCGTGTACAGCGAAAACTGCTCAGGGTGTCATAAAGTCTATGGTTTCGACAGCGCCGGCAACGTCGATCTGGCCAGCCAGGGCAGCCTTACCGTTACCAAGGTGCTGAGTGGTCACGGCGGCACTGTCACCTCTGGCGAACTGACCAATCTGGCCGACTGGCTTGACACCTTCAGCCCCGCCCCACCCCCCGTGGTGGCTCGTGGCGGCCAGGAAATCTATGACACCGATTGCGCCGCCTGCCATAAGGTCAACGGGTACGACGCTTCCGGCACGGCCACGGATATCGCCGGCAACGGCAGCGGAGCTGTGACCAAGATCAACAGCGGCCATAACGCCATCAATCTGGGCGCGGAAGAACTGAACAACCTTTCCGCCTGGCTCGACACCTTCCAGGCCGGCGACCCCTATGCGGGTTCTTGTAACGCCTGCCATGGCCAGCCCCCGACCCTTGGCGCCCATGAGGTCCATACGGCCCTGGCCAAAGTTGGTACCGACTGCGCTACGTGCCATGATGGCGCCTCGCACAATGGTGTGATCGATCAGGCCTTCCCGTCTACCTGGGCCGCCAAAACCGGCAGCGCCAGCAGCAACGGCAGTACCTGCTCCAACGTCCGCTGCCACGGAGGACAGACCACGCCTGACTGGACCACCGGCACGCTCAACAGCAGCACGCAGTGCAAGAGCTGCCACACCTACGGGACGAGCCAGTACAACGGCTACTATTCCGGTAAGCACAAAAAGCATGCCGTTGACAAGCGCTACGACTG